A stretch of the Flavobacterium sp. 5 genome encodes the following:
- a CDS encoding Wzz/FepE/Etk N-terminal domain-containing protein — protein MESKPEINDEISLKELIEKGREWYCYLWSQWKIIILVGLIGAIFGLTYSFIKKPIYTATLSFALEDEKGGGGLGGAIGLASSFGLDLEGSGGGMFVGSNLTELFKSRTMVEKTLMTPVTVNGKVISLAEMYIQDNKWRDSWNDDAKFKNIQFLPDTKRKYFTRVHDSILGVIYEKLSKKSLSVEQKDKKISIISMEVASTNELFSLYFCEALARQVGKFYVDTKSKKARMNMEILNRQTDSIRAELNSAITGVAIATDNTFMLNPALNVRRTPSAKRQVDVQANTVILTELVKQTELAKVTLRKETPLIQVIDRPILPLNKERFGKAKGILVGGFLSGFLAILFLFLKKTFSNITS, from the coding sequence ATGGAGAGTAAGCCTGAAATTAATGATGAAATTTCATTAAAAGAGTTAATAGAGAAGGGAAGAGAATGGTATTGCTATTTATGGTCACAATGGAAAATAATTATATTGGTAGGTTTGATTGGAGCAATTTTTGGATTGACCTACTCATTTATCAAAAAGCCAATTTATACAGCCACTTTGTCTTTTGCACTTGAAGATGAAAAAGGTGGAGGGGGATTAGGAGGTGCTATTGGTTTGGCTAGTTCTTTTGGATTAGATCTTGAAGGAAGTGGTGGAGGTATGTTTGTAGGTTCCAACTTGACAGAGTTATTTAAATCTCGTACAATGGTCGAAAAAACGTTAATGACTCCTGTTACAGTAAATGGAAAAGTAATTTCTCTGGCTGAAATGTACATTCAAGATAATAAATGGCGTGATAGTTGGAATGATGATGCTAAATTTAAAAATATACAGTTTTTACCTGATACTAAGCGTAAGTATTTTACTAGAGTTCATGATAGTATTTTGGGTGTCATTTATGAAAAGTTGTCAAAAAAATCTTTGTCTGTAGAGCAAAAAGATAAGAAGATATCTATTATCTCAATGGAAGTTGCTTCTACTAATGAATTATTTTCTTTATATTTTTGTGAGGCTTTAGCAAGACAGGTTGGAAAGTTTTATGTAGACACCAAAAGCAAAAAAGCCCGTATGAATATGGAAATTCTTAATAGACAAACGGATTCTATTCGTGCAGAGCTAAATAGTGCTATTACTGGGGTAGCAATAGCAACAGATAATACATTTATGTTAAATCCTGCCCTAAATGTACGTCGTACACCGTCAGCTAAACGTCAGGTAGATGTACAAGCCAATACAGTTATATTGACGGAATTGGTAAAACAAACCGAATTAGCTAAAGTAACGTTGCGTAAAGAAACACCTTTAATACAAGTAATTGATAGACCTATACTGCCATTGAATAAAGAAAGGTTTGGAAAAGCAAAAGGTATTTTGGTAGGTGGATTTTTATCTGGATTTTTAGCAATATTATTTCTTTTCTTAAAAAAAACATTTAGTAATATTACAAGTTAA
- a CDS encoding glycosyltransferase has product MKVIFAPYSDGNPYQKELIKELELKGVSVGNAGLGFKDFFKTIDLNKADVIHFHWLDTYILGNNSIITFIKIIVFLLRLKLFKKSKKYIWTAHNLKSHESSHPLLEKFFLKNFVKILDRISVHSLFAKDKLMKEYGANSDKIQIIPHANYINAYPVRDDERKLLLKNKLEIDNGKFTFMFLGNIRPYKGVLEVISAFKELNFNDAQLVICGSVKAKDEQKLIEKKIDKFSNIKLIAEYINDEDISSYLDLADAMLYPYKDILTSGGLLLGMSYKKVCIASNVGSMSEFLDSKFLFNTYLDLKETMKEIRGFSEEELKLAGELNYSRIKDDTWKKMADLTLNLYS; this is encoded by the coding sequence ATGAAAGTAATTTTCGCTCCATATAGTGATGGAAATCCTTATCAAAAAGAATTGATAAAAGAATTAGAGTTAAAAGGAGTTTCTGTAGGGAATGCTGGATTGGGATTTAAAGATTTTTTTAAAACTATAGACTTGAATAAAGCTGATGTTATTCATTTTCATTGGTTAGACACTTATATATTAGGCAATAATTCAATTATTACGTTTATAAAAATTATTGTTTTTTTATTAAGATTGAAGCTGTTTAAGAAATCAAAAAAATATATTTGGACAGCACATAATTTAAAAAGTCACGAAAGTAGTCATCCATTATTGGAAAAATTTTTTTTAAAAAATTTTGTAAAGATTTTAGATAGAATTAGTGTCCATAGTTTGTTTGCAAAAGATAAATTAATGAAAGAGTATGGCGCAAATTCAGATAAAATTCAAATTATTCCTCATGCTAATTATATCAATGCATATCCAGTTAGAGATGATGAAAGGAAACTGTTGTTAAAAAATAAATTAGAAATAGATAACGGAAAGTTTACTTTTATGTTTTTGGGTAATATTCGCCCGTATAAGGGAGTGTTGGAAGTAATAAGCGCTTTTAAAGAATTAAATTTTAATGATGCGCAACTTGTTATTTGTGGCAGTGTTAAAGCTAAGGATGAACAAAAATTGATAGAGAAGAAAATTGATAAATTTAGTAATATAAAACTGATAGCAGAATATATAAATGATGAAGATATTAGTAGTTATTTAGACCTTGCTGATGCAATGCTTTATCCTTATAAAGATATATTAACGTCGGGTGGTTTGCTTCTTGGGATGTCTTATAAAAAGGTTTGCATTGCATCTAACGTTGGTAGTATGTCTGAGTTTTTAGATTCAAAGTTTCTTTTTAATACTTATTTAGATTTGAAGGAGACTATGAAAGAAATAAGGGGTTTTTCAGAAGAAGAATTAAAACTTGCTGGTGAGCTTAATTATTCAAGAATAAAGGATGATACATGGAAAAAAATGGCAGATTTAACATTGAATTTGTATAGTTAA
- a CDS encoding oligosaccharide flippase family protein, translated as MSTDNKKIARNTLFLYVRMFLTMGVSLYTSRIVLNALGIESYGVYSVVGGVVTLFSFFDSAMSTATQRFLAMDIGKENSENLKKTFNSALIIHIVIALLVLLIAETIGLWFVNCKLNLPVDKVDQANFVYQFSILASIIGITQVPFNALIIVKERMDVFAIISVAEVLLKLVIVFLLYISPYDKLNTYAILVFLLSLIISTVYKIYCHVNFKESSFRLYKDKGMYKELISYSGWTVFGSIAGIAKGQGINILLNLFFGTVVNAAYGITLQIQNAVYSFVTNFQMAVNPQIYKSYAQGNIDQMQKLVYQSSKFSYYLLFILVSPIIFNIDYILVWWLKNPPQYTAIFTVLTLVNLLIECISRPLITAAFATGEIKWYQIIIGGFLFLNLPISYFFFQINKDPTSFLYVAIVLSILAFFFRFGFLKKMLDLDIFNFIKKVILPVLAVSLVSIVLLYGLNLLVKRPEKLFDLLWISFIVMIINFFVISFFGCNHLERMMLLNFIKNKLNKKG; from the coding sequence ATGTCCACAGATAATAAAAAGATTGCCAGAAATACTTTGTTCTTATATGTAAGAATGTTTCTGACAATGGGGGTCAGTCTCTATACTTCACGGATTGTGCTTAATGCATTAGGTATTGAGAGTTATGGGGTTTATAGCGTGGTTGGTGGAGTTGTAACTCTTTTTAGTTTTTTTGATTCTGCAATGTCAACAGCTACACAACGTTTTTTAGCTATGGATATTGGGAAAGAGAACTCAGAAAATCTTAAAAAAACTTTTAATTCCGCTCTAATTATACATATAGTTATTGCTCTGTTAGTGCTTTTAATAGCTGAGACTATTGGTTTGTGGTTTGTAAATTGTAAATTAAATTTACCTGTGGATAAAGTTGATCAAGCAAATTTTGTTTATCAGTTTTCTATATTGGCAAGTATTATTGGTATTACTCAAGTACCATTTAATGCATTGATTATTGTAAAAGAACGTATGGACGTATTTGCAATAATAAGTGTTGCGGAGGTTTTGTTAAAGTTGGTGATTGTTTTTTTGTTGTATATATCACCTTATGATAAGTTAAATACTTATGCGATTTTGGTATTTTTGCTATCTTTAATTATTTCAACAGTATATAAAATATATTGTCATGTAAACTTTAAGGAAAGTTCTTTTAGATTATATAAGGACAAAGGGATGTATAAGGAATTAATTTCATATTCTGGTTGGACTGTTTTTGGAAGTATAGCAGGAATAGCTAAAGGACAAGGAATAAATATATTATTGAACTTGTTTTTTGGAACAGTAGTTAATGCAGCTTATGGAATTACTTTGCAAATTCAAAATGCGGTCTATTCTTTTGTTACTAATTTTCAGATGGCAGTAAATCCCCAAATTTATAAGAGTTATGCTCAAGGTAATATAGATCAAATGCAAAAACTTGTATATCAGTCCTCTAAATTCTCTTATTATTTGTTATTTATTTTAGTTAGTCCTATAATTTTTAATATTGATTATATATTGGTTTGGTGGCTTAAAAATCCACCACAATATACAGCAATTTTCACAGTTTTAACTTTGGTTAATTTATTGATAGAATGTATTTCGAGACCTCTCATAACAGCTGCTTTTGCAACGGGTGAAATTAAATGGTATCAGATAATTATTGGAGGTTTTTTGTTTTTAAATCTGCCTATTAGTTACTTCTTTTTCCAGATAAATAAAGATCCTACGTCATTTTTGTATGTAGCAATAGTTTTATCCATTTTAGCTTTTTTTTTTAGGTTTGGTTTTCTGAAAAAAATGCTTGATTTAGATATTTTTAATTTTATAAAGAAAGTAATTTTACCCGTTTTGGCAGTATCATTAGTTTCTATAGTGTTATTATATGGTCTTAATTTGTTGGTAAAGAGACCTGAAAAATTGTTTGATCTATTATGGATTAGTTTTATTGTGATGATTATCAATTTTTTTGTGATTTCATTTTTTGGTTGTAATCATTTAGAAAGAATGATGTTGTTGAATTTTATTAAGAATAAATTAAATAAAAAAGGATAA
- a CDS encoding glycoside hydrolase family 88 protein: MKKNKWIIGFLVISLICNLIVLKVDIIPFMMLRFEIKHSKNQPKISNIKSPEKIILNRSLEMANSNTIFTVFDEQSSFSESFLRMLGHGGRDDLFKRYNYPRAYLISGLTDYAKSEKDTVLMLKIAKIFDKYINDDGSPSFVLDKVDQVPFGIAAINLFKYTNNIKYEKFAKYIYNYIKSLEHNNIVLYRNNSNVQLNDVVGMICPFLVRYEEISKDRKSLLLCLKQLQFYNTYGVDKETFLPCHGINLKTNIKVGPTNWGRGIGWYLIGLSEYVKKEGRLTSQLNGLINSLEMLKTDDLVWTQFPGSDTKFDASSTTMFMYGINLSKPDAYSKQDVFKILNNYIKEDGTIISTSGDTHGINNYSQTFGESELSQGMLLMLLSTTTK; encoded by the coding sequence ATGAAAAAAAACAAATGGATTATAGGTTTTCTTGTAATTTCATTAATATGTAATTTAATAGTTTTAAAAGTTGATATTATTCCTTTTATGATGCTGAGATTTGAAATTAAACATTCAAAAAATCAACCTAAAATAAGTAATATTAAATCTCCTGAGAAAATCATTTTGAATAGGTCATTAGAAATGGCTAATTCTAATACTATATTTACCGTTTTTGATGAGCAGTCTAGTTTTTCTGAAAGCTTTTTAAGAATGTTAGGACACGGAGGACGAGATGATTTATTTAAGAGGTATAATTACCCGAGAGCGTATTTGATTAGTGGATTGACTGATTATGCTAAATCTGAAAAGGATACCGTTTTAATGCTTAAAATTGCTAAAATTTTTGATAAATATATTAATGATGACGGGTCTCCTTCGTTTGTGCTTGACAAAGTAGATCAAGTGCCATTTGGTATAGCAGCTATAAATCTATTTAAATATACAAATAATATAAAATATGAGAAATTTGCTAAGTATATTTATAATTATATAAAATCATTAGAACATAATAATATTGTTCTTTACAGGAATAATAGTAATGTACAGCTTAATGATGTAGTAGGAATGATTTGTCCCTTTTTGGTAAGATATGAAGAAATAAGCAAAGATAGAAAGTCATTATTACTCTGTTTAAAACAATTACAATTTTATAATACATATGGTGTAGATAAAGAAACATTTTTACCCTGTCATGGTATAAATTTAAAAACAAATATTAAGGTAGGGCCTACAAATTGGGGACGTGGAATTGGGTGGTATCTCATTGGGTTGTCTGAGTATGTAAAAAAAGAAGGAAGACTTACTTCTCAACTGAATGGATTAATAAACTCGCTTGAGATGCTTAAAACTGATGATTTAGTTTGGACTCAATTCCCAGGGTCAGACACTAAATTTGATGCTTCATCTACAACAATGTTTATGTATGGAATAAATTTATCAAAACCAGATGCATATTCTAAGCAAGATGTTTTTAAAATACTGAATAACTATATAAAGGAGGATGGTACGATTATCTCAACTTCTGGAGATACACATGGTATTAATAATTACTCTCAAACATTTGGCGAGAGTGAATTATCTCAAGGAATGCTTTTAATGCTCCTAAGTACAACTACTAAATAA
- a CDS encoding mannose-1-phosphate guanylyltransferase, whose protein sequence is MYSITHVILTGGVGSRLWPLSRKCQPKQYLEIFGGQSLFEMTLERNKNLVNAIMVVGNCDNTHLSKNILDKSNTSYLNIIESTPRNTAAAIAFAALASQPDDILIVTPSDHIIEDDVAYKKAIKEAIDKASKGFIVTFGIVPTKPETGYGYIERNGDDVISFREKPNKETAIDFIERGDFLWNSGIFCFKASVLLEELKKYVPDVYAKSKSVWEANVDGKLDLNLSLNIPSISIDYAVMERSKKIKVVSTEFIWSDLGSFESVYDYLVSSGHPIDENGNMVIGSSVYSVFIGLKNTIFVTTSTANLILQKENSQDVKTIYTFLENQDSPLLN, encoded by the coding sequence ATGTATTCAATTACACATGTTATTCTTACTGGCGGTGTTGGTAGTAGATTATGGCCTTTGTCAAGAAAATGTCAACCGAAACAGTATCTAGAAATTTTTGGAGGACAATCATTATTTGAAATGACTTTAGAGAGAAATAAAAACTTGGTTAATGCCATTATGGTGGTTGGAAATTGTGATAATACTCATTTAAGTAAGAATATATTAGATAAATCTAATACTTCATATTTGAATATTATTGAGTCAACCCCTAGAAATACAGCTGCTGCGATTGCCTTTGCGGCTTTAGCTTCTCAACCTGATGATATTTTAATTGTAACTCCCTCTGATCATATTATTGAAGATGATGTAGCTTATAAAAAAGCTATAAAGGAAGCTATTGATAAGGCTTCGAAAGGATTTATTGTAACCTTTGGAATTGTACCAACTAAACCAGAAACGGGTTATGGATATATTGAACGAAATGGAGATGATGTGATTTCTTTTCGAGAAAAGCCAAATAAAGAAACAGCAATTGATTTTATAGAAAGAGGTGATTTTTTATGGAATAGCGGTATATTTTGTTTTAAAGCGAGTGTTTTATTAGAGGAATTAAAAAAATATGTACCTGATGTTTATGCAAAATCAAAAAGTGTATGGGAGGCAAATGTCGATGGAAAATTGGATTTGAATTTATCATTAAATATTCCTTCTATCAGTATTGATTATGCAGTAATGGAAAGAAGTAAAAAAATAAAGGTAGTATCGACTGAGTTTATTTGGTCTGATTTAGGTTCTTTTGAATCGGTTTATGATTATTTAGTTTCTTCTGGTCATCCTATAGACGAAAATGGAAATATGGTAATTGGAAGTTCAGTTTATTCGGTATTTATTGGACTTAAGAATACTATTTTTGTTACAACAAGTACTGCCAATTTAATTTTGCAAAAAGAAAATTCCCAAGATGTAAAAACTATTTATACTTTTTTAGAGAACCAGGATTCGCCTTTGCTTAATTAA
- a CDS encoding polysaccharide pyruvyl transferase family protein produces the protein MRIGIMTFWESKNNYGQILQLFALQKIVGDLGHNPFLIRYKRIPIPYKSENFVVNFKIKLKNFLKFIYTTIRGLFVKKKLANDEKRKFEEFKKKYIVSEGSDYLDYKDLIKKPPVADVYIVGSDQVWNNNFSVSAEAFLLGFGNNKIKRIAYAASFGQKKLSDKTNQLFNKYIQNFNSVSVREESGVDICMDLKVSNPEWVLDPTLLFTKEDWIKMLELPDIKEEQKSIFIYTLGNSKILDKDKFIGYANSLKDYKVVHASANSDDSGNVLPTIPEWVNYIKNAELVITTSFHGMVFCILNNTNFIVLPNTGHAEGMNERIYSVLTLLNLEEHMIESFSEKTVSNIFSKKIDWNSINNILENKRKFSIEFLKNAIN, from the coding sequence ATGAGAATAGGGATAATGACGTTTTGGGAATCAAAAAATAATTATGGACAAATTTTACAGTTGTTTGCTTTACAAAAGATAGTTGGTGATTTAGGACATAATCCATTTTTAATAAGATATAAGAGGATACCTATTCCGTATAAAAGTGAAAATTTTGTTGTAAACTTTAAAATAAAATTGAAAAATTTTTTAAAGTTTATTTATACTACTATTCGCGGACTTTTTGTTAAGAAAAAGCTAGCCAATGATGAAAAAAGAAAATTTGAGGAGTTTAAAAAGAAGTATATTGTCTCTGAGGGTTCTGATTATTTAGATTATAAAGATTTAATAAAAAAACCTCCAGTTGCAGATGTATATATTGTAGGTAGTGATCAAGTATGGAATAACAATTTTAGTGTTTCAGCTGAAGCCTTTTTACTAGGCTTTGGTAATAATAAAATAAAAAGGATTGCGTACGCAGCAAGTTTTGGTCAAAAAAAGTTATCGGATAAAACAAATCAATTATTCAATAAATATATTCAAAATTTTAATTCAGTAAGTGTTAGGGAAGAAAGTGGTGTGGATATTTGTATGGATTTAAAAGTTTCTAATCCAGAATGGGTGCTAGACCCTACATTGTTATTTACTAAAGAAGATTGGATAAAAATGTTAGAGCTTCCTGATATTAAAGAGGAACAAAAATCTATTTTTATATATACTCTTGGGAATAGTAAAATTCTAGATAAAGATAAGTTTATTGGGTATGCAAATAGCTTAAAAGATTATAAAGTCGTGCATGCATCAGCAAATTCTGATGATTCTGGGAATGTTTTGCCAACAATTCCAGAATGGGTTAATTATATTAAAAATGCTGAATTGGTAATAACTACTTCCTTTCATGGAATGGTTTTTTGCATATTAAATAATACGAACTTTATTGTATTGCCTAATACAGGACATGCTGAAGGTATGAACGAACGAATTTACAGTGTGTTAACACTATTAAATTTGGAAGAGCATATGATAGAATCATTTTCAGAAAAAACTGTATCTAATATTTTCTCTAAAAAAATCGATTGGAATTCTATAAATAATATTTTGGAAAATAAGAGAAAATTCTCAATAGAATTTCTTAAAAATGCTATAAATTAA
- a CDS encoding SLBB domain-containing protein: MKKIITVIVLFVFLFQVDTVVAQDILKGNNLSSIKIDNLSEGDIAKIKAQLKSNDMSIDQAEPIVLSKGMSATEFAKLKERLTAITIESNDVSSTSSNGDLTAVSTQSAVQYNNPKKNDDTTVFGSELFDNPALSFAPDLKLATPVNYILGPGDELQIGVYGVQEYSSSLSVSVEGKISIQYVGQISVAGMTIEAATQKIKGSIAKVYSTVRSGQSQVSVSLSKIRTIKVTVVGGNQPGNYSVSSLATVFNALHLAGGPGKNGSYRNIELIRNNKVLRKIDIYRFLVKGDQSDNIGLRDDDVIRIPAYSQRVVLSGEVKRPGIFEMKTGETFSDLLSFASGFNEFAYTASVNVEQKTGKEFKVQDINEGMYSTYIPKSGDVIKVSRILDRFENRIKIEGAVFRPDAYSFSEGMRVLDLINRAEGLKEDAYTKRARIIRLKSNLTSEIVNVDLSAALNGDVNANIELRREDIVTVYSILEFREEYKITIDGEVKNPGTYPFYENLTLNDLVVQVGGLTGSASKRVEIARMIKSDTINVNDSKRVEVFNLEVTPENNEQIKNFTLEPFDVITIRRMAIYEKPTTVFVSGSVVYPGKYVLANKKESVYSIVMRAGGLSADANVEGLKIKRPIKNDQIKDIEDVSVNVNGNNSEESLANKLKYDIKFAVIPVNWEKIVKDKDHYSNVTLFSGDEIIVSKFNEGVKVAGNVLLTSEIPYRKGKNFNYYINAVGGIDNKGWKKKAYIIYPNGKADVAKSFLFFKSYPKVLPDSQIVVPEKPEVNKMSTGELVSIGSVITSLVLLIVTAFK; encoded by the coding sequence ATGAAAAAAATAATCACAGTAATTGTTCTTTTTGTATTTCTATTTCAGGTAGATACTGTTGTTGCACAAGATATTTTAAAAGGAAATAATTTGAGTAGTATAAAGATAGATAATTTGTCTGAAGGAGATATTGCAAAAATCAAAGCTCAATTAAAGAGCAACGATATGTCTATAGATCAGGCAGAACCTATAGTATTATCAAAAGGAATGAGTGCAACAGAATTTGCTAAGTTGAAAGAGCGATTAACTGCGATTACAATAGAATCAAATGATGTTTCTAGTACGAGTTCTAATGGAGACTTAACTGCGGTTAGTACTCAAAGTGCAGTTCAGTATAATAATCCAAAAAAAAATGATGATACCACAGTTTTTGGTTCAGAGTTATTTGATAATCCAGCGCTTAGTTTTGCTCCCGATTTAAAATTAGCGACACCAGTTAATTATATATTAGGACCTGGGGATGAATTACAAATCGGAGTTTATGGTGTTCAAGAATACAGTAGTAGTTTATCAGTTTCCGTAGAAGGAAAAATCAGCATTCAGTATGTTGGTCAAATTTCTGTAGCTGGAATGACCATTGAAGCTGCTACTCAAAAAATTAAAGGATCCATTGCTAAAGTGTATAGTACAGTTCGATCTGGTCAATCACAAGTTAGTGTTAGTTTGAGTAAAATACGAACTATTAAGGTTACAGTTGTTGGTGGTAATCAGCCAGGTAATTATTCAGTATCCTCATTAGCTACAGTTTTTAATGCTTTGCATTTGGCTGGTGGACCAGGTAAAAATGGAAGTTACAGGAATATTGAATTAATTAGAAATAATAAAGTTTTAAGAAAAATTGATATTTATAGATTTTTAGTAAAAGGAGATCAATCCGATAATATAGGTTTAAGAGATGATGATGTAATCAGAATTCCTGCATATAGTCAAAGAGTTGTTTTGTCAGGCGAAGTTAAAAGACCAGGGATTTTTGAGATGAAAACTGGTGAAACATTTTCAGATTTATTATCTTTTGCTTCAGGTTTTAATGAGTTTGCTTACACTGCTTCAGTAAATGTGGAACAAAAAACAGGTAAGGAATTTAAAGTTCAGGATATAAATGAAGGAATGTATTCGACCTATATTCCTAAATCAGGAGATGTTATTAAAGTTTCAAGAATTTTAGATCGATTTGAGAATCGTATTAAAATTGAAGGAGCTGTTTTTAGACCGGATGCATATTCTTTTTCAGAAGGAATGAGAGTATTAGATCTGATTAATAGAGCGGAAGGACTTAAGGAAGATGCTTACACAAAAAGAGCTAGAATAATTCGTTTGAAATCTAATTTAACTTCTGAGATCGTAAATGTTGATTTGAGTGCTGCTTTGAATGGAGATGTAAATGCAAATATTGAACTAAGGAGAGAAGATATTGTTACTGTTTATTCTATTTTAGAATTCAGAGAAGAATATAAAATTACTATAGATGGTGAGGTGAAAAATCCGGGGACATATCCTTTCTATGAAAATCTTACTTTAAATGATTTAGTGGTTCAAGTAGGTGGATTAACTGGGTCAGCTTCAAAAAGAGTTGAAATTGCCAGAATGATTAAGTCTGATACTATTAATGTGAATGATTCTAAAAGAGTAGAAGTTTTTAATTTAGAAGTTACACCTGAAAATAATGAGCAAATAAAGAATTTTACCTTAGAACCTTTTGATGTTATTACTATTCGCAGAATGGCTATTTATGAAAAGCCTACTACGGTTTTTGTAAGCGGATCTGTTGTTTATCCTGGTAAATATGTTTTGGCGAATAAAAAGGAATCGGTTTATTCGATAGTTATGCGTGCAGGAGGATTATCAGCTGATGCTAATGTAGAAGGGTTGAAAATTAAACGTCCAATTAAAAATGACCAAATAAAAGATATAGAAGATGTGAGTGTCAATGTTAATGGTAATAATTCTGAAGAAAGTTTAGCCAATAAGTTGAAATACGATATTAAATTTGCTGTAATTCCTGTTAATTGGGAGAAAATTGTAAAAGATAAAGACCATTATTCTAATGTCACTTTGTTTTCTGGAGATGAAATTATAGTGTCTAAATTTAATGAAGGTGTAAAAGTAGCTGGAAATGTATTGTTGACATCTGAAATTCCATATCGTAAAGGTAAAAACTTTAATTATTATATTAATGCAGTTGGTGGAATTGACAATAAGGGGTGGAAAAAGAAAGCCTATATTATTTATCCGAATGGGAAAGCAGATGTAGCCAAATCTTTTTTGTTTTTTAAATCTTATCCTAAAGTTTTGCCAGATTCACAAATTGTTGTACCTGAGAAACCTGAGGTAAATAAAATGAGTACTGGAGAATTGGTTAGTATAGGCAGTGTTATTACTAGTCTAGTTTTGTTAATTGTTACTGCATTTAAATAA